A part of Dehalogenimonas sp. W genomic DNA contains:
- a CDS encoding metallophosphoesterase family protein: protein MRYAVLADIHSNLEALSAVLADTERRGGVDEFWVLGDIIGYGPDPHSCIALVRDLPGLVVAGNHDLAAVEAGRLSFNFHPEAAAAVNWTAEQIDAEEIAYLSALPTLLECRDFTLAHGSPRQPVSEYLTTEAAARQNFRVLLTRHGAVGHSHLPLVFALSDDDRVEYTPLAPDVPLNIGNGRFFFNPGSVGQPRDGDPRAAYIIYDTDKNLITLRRLDYDVAAVQRKMVSYNLPYRLISRLERGQ, encoded by the coding sequence ATGCGTTATGCGGTACTGGCCGACATTCATTCTAATCTGGAAGCGCTGAGCGCCGTGCTGGCTGATACGGAACGCCGGGGCGGTGTTGATGAGTTCTGGGTACTGGGTGATATCATCGGCTACGGGCCGGATCCCCATAGCTGTATCGCCTTGGTACGGGATCTGCCGGGGTTGGTCGTGGCCGGCAATCATGACCTGGCGGCGGTAGAAGCCGGCAGGCTGTCGTTCAATTTTCATCCTGAAGCCGCCGCCGCGGTTAATTGGACGGCGGAACAGATTGACGCAGAGGAGATTGCCTATCTCAGCGCTTTACCGACATTACTGGAATGTCGGGATTTCACGCTGGCTCACGGCAGCCCGCGGCAACCAGTTTCTGAGTACCTGACCACGGAAGCCGCCGCCCGGCAGAACTTCAGAGTGTTGCTGACTCGTCACGGCGCGGTAGGGCACTCTCACCTGCCGTTGGTTTTTGCGTTGAGTGACGATGACCGGGTTGAATATACGCCGCTGGCGCCGGATGTGCCGTTAAATATAGGGAATGGCCGCTTTTTCTTCAACCCCGGCAGTGTCGGCCAGCCGCGCGACGGCGACCCGCGGGCGGCTTATATTATTTATGATACTGATAAAAACCTGATCACGCTGAGGCGGCTGGATTACGATGTCGCCGCGGTACAGCGTAAGATGGTATCTTATAACCTGCCGTACCGGTTGATTTCCCGCCTGGAACGAGGGCAATAA